A single region of the Branchiostoma lanceolatum isolate klBraLanc5 chromosome 1, klBraLanc5.hap2, whole genome shotgun sequence genome encodes:
- the LOC136425017 gene encoding platelet glycoprotein V-like has translation MLVKRMLVLLLIVLKEAGPTAACSCDVFGSCACGSAGLTSVPQNLSTTATKIDLRYNAITTLSQSDFSRYRSLEILRLRSNLISIIDNGTFTGLDNLQELSLSDNQISSLAADTFVGLTYLRRLWLWSNQLSSLPANIFAGLGKLELLLLNKNQLSSLPADIFLGLNNLKSLFLYQNHLVSLPADIFAGLRNLTSLYVYQNQLVSLPAETFKGLDNLQNLWLGGNQLTSIPAIIFAGLSKLEFLYIYSNRLSSLPAEIFDGLGNLQLLALESNQLTSLPDDVFVGLGNLDRLELGNNELTSLQADMFPALASISDVDIGGNPWQCDCRMLPFKRLMNGSHDFESQIICAGPVGLLGKSLLNDVNPEDMCKQTTTVPSTARTSSSPAPSTARKTSPTPSTISSTAITSSSLVPSTARTSSSPAPSTARRTSPTPSSIRSTVSTSPLVLSTARTSSPPAPSTARKTSPTPSSISNTVSTSPVVPSTARASTPMAPASTPKPAATCSTFWETCVSKRFWRREYCRGRFCGKCRKGFRKVCPDPRNRWRSPCLREFRKKCS, from the coding sequence ATGTTGGTGAAGAGGATGCTAGTTCTGCTGCTGATCGTCCTGAAGGAAGCTGGACCGACCGCAGCCTGCAGTTGCGACGTCTTCGGTAGCTGCGCCTGCGGCTCTGCTGGCCTCACCAGTGTTCCCCAGAACCTGTCTACAACCGCCACTAAGATCGACTTGCGTTACAATGCCATCACGACCTTAAGTCAGTCTGATTTCTCAAGGTATAGAAGCTTAGAAATATTACGCCTTAGATCCAATCTGATCTCTATTATCGATAATGGAACATTTACGGGTCTTGATAACCTGCAAGAGTTGTCCCTTTCCGATAATCAGATATCCAGTCTAGCAGCTGATACATTTGTGGGCCTTACTTACCTGCGGCGCTTGTGGCTTTGGTCGAATCAGTTGTCCAGTCTACCAGCTAACATATTTGCGGGACTTGGTAAACTGGAGTTGTTGCTTCTTAATAAGAATCAGTTGTCCAGTCTTCCAGCAGACATATTTCTGGGACTTAATAACCTGAAATCCTtgtttctttatcagaatcatTTGGTCAGTCttccagctgacatatttgcgGGACTTAGAAACCTGACATCCTTGTATGTTTACCAAAATCAGTTGGTCAGTCTTCCAGCTGAGACATTTAAAGGACTTGATAACCTGCAGAACTTGTGGCTTGGAGGTAACCAGTTGACTAGTATCCCTGCAATTATATTCGCCGGTCTTAGTAAACTGGAGTTCTTGTATATCTACAGTAATAGGTTGTCCAGTCTACCAGCTGAGATATTTGATGGACTTGGTAACCTTCAGTTGTTGGCACTTGAAAGCAATCAATTGACTAGTTTGCCAGATGACGTATTTGTGGGACTTGGCAACCTTGACCGTTTAGAGCTTGGTAATAATGAACTGACCAGCCTCCAGGCTGACATGTTTCCAGCTCTGGCCTCCATTTCTGATGTTGACATTGGCggcaacccctggcagtgtgactgcagGATGCTTCCCTTTAAGCGATTGATGAACGGGTCTCATGATTTTGAAAGCCAGATCATATGTGCCGGACCTGTAGGCCTCCTAGGGAAAAGCTTGCTAAACGATGTAAATCCTGAAGATATGTGCAAACAGACCACAACTGTTCCCTCCACTGCAAGGACCTCGTCTTCCCCAGCACCTAGTACAGCTCGCAAAACTAGCCCTACCCCCAGCACAATCAGCAGTACAGCCATAACATCCTCTTCTCTTGTTCCCTCCACTGCAAGGACCTCGTCTTCCCCAGCACCCAGTACAGCTCGCAGAACTAGCCCTACCCCCAGCTCAATCAGGAGTACAGTCAGTACATCTCCTCTTGTTCTCTCCACTGCCAGGACCTCGTCTCCCCCAGCACCTAGTACAGCTCGCAAAACTAGCCCTACCCCCAGCTCAATCAGCAATACAGTCAGTACATCGCCTGTTGTTCCCTCCACTGCGAGGGCTTCTACTCCCATGGCGCCAGCATCTACCCCGAAACCAGCGGCAACTTGCAGCACCTTTTGGGAAACGTGTGTCAGCAAAAGGTTTTGGAGAAGGGAATATTGCCGAGGCAGGTTTTGTGGTAAATGCCGCAAAGGGTTCCGGAAGGTTTGCCCGGATCCCCGCAACCGCTGGAGGAGCCCATGTCTCCGCGAATTTAGGAAGAAGTGTTCCTGA
- the LOC136425009 gene encoding leucine-rich repeat-containing protein 15-like, protein MGVKRMLVLLLIVLKEAGPTAAQTCPGGSCSSTVCRCWGGGFTSIPQDLPTTITTLYFWNNAITTLSQADLLRYGSLESFSLRNSIPMTMISDGTFQDLANLTSLSLSNNQFNNLTAGAFVGLGKLEYLSLYSSLVSIPPADIFVALGNLQGLSLSRGKFSSLPVDIFAGLDNLERLYLSATDLSSLPAGIFQGLGKLERLYLDRGELLTLPADTFQGLDNLRVLYLYGNQFSSLPAGIFQGLGYLEQLELYDNQFSTLPENIFDGLSNLTELVLYGNQLSSFPPGIFEGLIKLAELHLAENELSGLPDGIFQSLPNLEELYLYENQLSSLQPGVFGGLANLEDLDLSYNQLSSLEANIFAGMANLEDLNLYENQLSSLPAGIFEGLGTLYYLYLGGNQLSSLPAGIFEGLINLQELYLSENQLPSLPSGVFGGLANLGELDLWKNQLSSLPSDIFEGLNNLQDLYLPQNQLSSLPAGIFPALASISYVDISDNPWQCDCRMLPFKLLMNGTHDFESEITCAGPANLTGKSLLSDVNPEDMNPEDMMCEETTIVPSTPTTSTPAPPTSTPKPAATCNLSGFWKKCVDRQFWKRATCRGKSCSKCRKKFRKVCPDKSTRWESCRREFTKNCTYRHIVTRVKALKQASKL, encoded by the coding sequence ATGGGGGTGAAGAGGATGCTGGTTCTGCTGCTGATCGTCCTGAAGGAGGCCGGACCGACAGCAGCGCAAACCTGCCCAGGCGGCAGCTGTTCATCAACAGTATGTCGCTGCTGGGGAGGTGGCTTCACCAGTATCCCCCAGGACCTGCCTACAACCATCACCACCCTTTACTTTTGGAACAATGCCATTACAACCTTAAGTCAGGCTGATTTATTAAGGTATGGGAGCTTGGAAAGCTTTAGCCTTAGAAACAGCATTCCGATGACCATGATCAGTGACGGAACATTTCAGGACTTGGCCAACTTAACTTCCCTGAGCCTTAGTAATAACCAGTTTAATAATCTAACAGCTGGTGCATTTGTGGGTCTTGGTAAACTGGAATACTTGAGTCTTTACAGTAGTCTGGTATCCATTCctccagctgacatatttgtggcaCTTGGAAACCTACAAGGCTTGAGTCTTTCCCGGGGTAAGTTTTCTAGTCTTCCAGTTGACATATTCGCGGGACTTGATAACCTGGAGCGATTGTATCTTAGTGCTACTGATTTGTCGAGTCTTCCAGCTGGCATATTTCAGGGACTTGGTAAGCTAGAGAGATTGTACCTTGACCGGGGTGAGTTGTTGACTCTTCCAGCTGACACATTTCAGGGACTGGATAACCTAAGGGTCTTGTATCTTTACGGTAATCAGTTTTCTAGTCTTCCAGCTGGCATATTTCAGGGACTGGGTTACTTGGAGCAATTGGAACTTTACGATAATCAGTTCTCTACTCTCCCTGAAAACATTTTTGACGGACTGAGTAACCTGACGGAATTGGTTCTTTACGGGAATCAGCTGTCGAGTTTTCCCCCTGGCATATTTGAGGGACTTATCAAGCTGGCGGAATTGCATCTCGCTGAGAATGAGCTGTCGGGACTTCCAGATGGCATCTTTCAAAGTCTTCCTAACCTTGAGGAATTGTATCTTTACGAGAATCAGTTGTCAAGTCTACAACCTGGCGTATTTGGGGGACTTGCTAACTTGGAGGACTTGGATCTTAGTTACAATCAGTTGTCCAGTCTGGAAGCAAACATATTTGCAGGAATGGCTAACTTGGAGGATTTAAATCTTTACGAAAATCAGTTGTCCAGCCTTCCAGCTGGCATATTTGAGGGGCTTGGTACCCTTTATTACTTGTATCTTGGTGGGAATCAGTTGTCCAGTCTGCCAGCTGGCATATTTGAGGGACTGATTAACCTTCAGGAATTGTATCTTAGCGAGAATCAGTTGCCCAGTCTGCCATCTGGCGTATTTGGGGGACTTGCTAACTTGGGGGAATTGGATCTTTGGAAAAATCAGTTGTCCAGTCTACCATCTGACATATTTGAGGGGCTTAATAACCTGCAGGACTTGTATCTTCCTCAGAATCAGTTGTCAAGTCTGCCAGCTGGCATATTTCCAGCACTGGCCTCCATTTCATATGTTGACATCAGCGataacccctggcagtgtgactgcagGATGCTTCCCTTTAAGCTATTGATGAACGGGACCCATGACTTTGAAAGCGAGATCACATGTGCCGGACCTGCTAACCTTACAGGGAAAAGCCTGCTAAGCGATGTAAATCCTGAAGATATGAATCCTGAAGATATGATGTGTGAAGAGACCACGATAGTTCCCTCAACCCCAACGACCTCGACTCCCGCGCCACCAACATCCACCCCGAAACCCGCGGCAACTTGCAATCTTTCAGGCTTTTGGAAGAAGTGTGTCGACAGACAGTTTTGGAAAAGGGCAACTTGCCGCGGCAAGTCTTGCAGTAAATGCCGCAAGAAGTTTAGAAAGGTTTGTCCGGATAAAAGCACGCGTTGGGAATCGTGTCGCCGCGAATTCACAAAGAATTGTACCTACAGGCATATAGTAACACGTGTAAAAGCTTTAAAACAGGCGTCCAAGCTTTAA